GGCTATCTTTATGAAAAGCACGTTCAGCTAAGCAAAGGCAGCCAAGTCTTTAAGTTTGAAATTGAAGATGTGACGAGCACTCCCCTAAGTGCTCAGTTGCTGGTAACAGAAACGACGGTTATCAAAGCTAAGCCGGTTGATTCATCGACTCTGCCGGCAAATCAAAAAGCAGATTTGCTCTTAGGACAAATTCTTGGCATCACCGGCTATGCCTGCATAGAAGGACATTTTCGCGTAACACTAACCCAAAGTATTCCAGGTTTCGGCAATGTTGGTTATATCTATTGGCGTCACGTTCAAATTAAACGAGACGGCAAAGTTGTGCCGTTCGATCCAGATGCCCTAACCATTACAGTTGGGCAAACAACTATCTTGAAAAAGAAGTTGGCGGAAAGCAGCCGGTTAAGCGCTAGCGAAAAAATTGACCTGGCTTTAGGAAGAGTTTACGGAATCAACAGCTACAGTTTAGAAGATGCCAGTCACATTAAAGTCGCCTTAACCGAAGAATTGCCTCAATTTGGTAACACGGGTTATCTTTATACCGGCCACATCAAAATGCAGCGGGGAAGCCGCACCTTCGATCCCTACCCTAGCCAAGTAGAACTGAATGTGCCGTATTTTTCCCAACGCGATAATCCTCGCTTCTACTGGTCAACTTGCAATGTCACTTCAATTGCAATGCCATTTTATTATTATGGGGTGCGGAGTAGTAGCGGAGGGCAATTAGAAGACGAATTGCTACAGTGGTGTTTCAACCGATACGGGGAAGGGAGTCAAATGGAACACTCCGTACTTTCCCAATTAATTCGAGCTTATGGGTTCAAAACCAGTTTTAGCACCACACGCACTTGGTCAGAGATCAAAATTGAATTAATTAACCGGCGTCCTGTCGTACTTGCCGGCGACTTTACCGCCACCGGCCACATTCTCTGCGTCATCGGTTATAACTCCAGCGGTTTCATCGTCAACGATCCTTGGGGAGACGCCCTCACCGGCTACGCGGATACTGAAGGCCGAAAATTACTGTATCCCTATGGCTATATAAATCAAGTTGCCGGTCCCGACGGGAAAGTGTGGGCGCACTGTATCTCCCGATGAATGCGGGCAAGTTTATGATGGGCTAATAGCAAAAGTCCTCTAAAGACGACTAGGAAAGGTTTTTAGTCGTCTTTAGAGGATTCTTCGTTATGAGGGCGGAATTCAATCCCCACGGCGAATGCTTTGGGTTAAAACTTGCTTAGTTTTCTTCCACCGGCGGCTTGGCTTCCTGCTGCCCTTGGATGCGCTGAAGCTGTTGATTTCGGTAAGTTTCGGCGGCAGAATTGACATTTTCTCGCTGTTCGGCAGTAAATTCCTCCATATTGCTGAGGCTGCCCATTTGAGCTTGGTGGATTAAATCCAACATATTAAACTGGCCATCGTTACGCCCGGAGAAGGTGCTGACTTCGTTGCTTTGAGGTGCTGCACCACAGCCCCGGAGTGCTTGGGCACCTGCACAGGTTTGAGCGAAACTGCTTTGGGGTAGGGCAAAGGGAATGACTCCCATTGTGGCGAAGCTGGCTAGAACAAGCCAGTTGCGGGACTTTACGGATGCCGGCGGGGTTGTGTTTTTCATAATTGATGGTTTAAACGCCTTAAGTTAAGACAATTGTAATCACGCAAAGGTTCTGCGGAGTAGTGGCTGAATTATCAGTAACGCGATTGCATCAAAACCCAGAAGCACTAAGAAAGCACCGGCAAAGGTGACATCGCCCCAAGGTGCTTGCATCACTACGTTGTTCAGCGCCCAGTCGCTATGCAGGTAAAGATAGCGAATCGGTTCAATGGCGTAGCTAAGAGGATTTAAGGTGGCGACAATTTGTAGCCATTTCGGCATGAAGGAAAGCGGCGCAAGGGCGGTACTGGCGAACAGTAAGGGCAAGTTGGTGACAAAAATCACGGCAATGAGTTCAACGTGTCCCGGCAGGGCAAACGCTAAACCCAAGCTTAAGCCGGTGACGCCTAAAACTAGCAGAAAAATAATGAGACCAATCGCGCCTAATCCTGCAATACCAGGCAATCCAGATCCTAAAAATGCGCCGGCAGTAACAATCACTGAGGTTTGAATTAAGCTCAGTGTCATGATAAAAATTGCGGAAGCCACCACAATCGAAAATCGGGATGCCAAGGGGGCGACAAGCAGCCGGTTGAGAAAGCCAAATTCGCGGTCAAACATCACCGGCAAGCCGGCATTGAGTGCGCCGGCAAAGGCAGTAAATACAATCACGCCGGCACCGAGAAATTGTCCGTAATTCTGACTTTCCCCAAATAATCCTTGCGGAGCATTTTGAAACAACGCCCCAAACAAAACCAACCACATCAAGGGTTGAATAATGCCGGCAATCAATGTTGAGGGGCGGCGTTGCAGTTGAATAAACAAACGGCGCGTCAGTGCTAACGTTTCTTGCACAAATTCGCCGAACAAATTGTTAGAAGTGCTTGTCTCTCCAGCTTTCTCAGTTAACCAGCTAACATCAGGCTTGAGTGGAGTAGTTGTCTGACTCATATTTTTTCTTTATCTGCGTTTATGTGCGGTTAAAAAATCAAACCTTAGCGCATATTCTGCTTTTTCTCCGCCTTCGGATCACGACTGCCGGCTGCTGCAAGTTCCGCATCTAACAGCGTCTTACCCGTTGCCGCCAGATACACATCATCCAAACTTGGACGCGATTGGGCGATGCCAAAGGTGGGTAAACCGGCATCCCGTAGCGATTGCTGAATCATCAGCAAAGCGTCACTTTGTGCGGCTACCACCATATTCAGCGAGTTGCCCTGGGCGCTGTTAATAATCACTTCTTGCACAAATGGCAGAGATCGCAGCATCTCACTGGCTTTTTCTGCTTCCTCCAAGGGGGAAAACTCCCGGATGCGAAGGGTGACGCGATCTCCCCCGACTTTGTCTTTAAGTTGCGATGGGGTGCCGGTGGCGATGACTAAGCCTTTATCAATGATCGCGACTCGGTCAGCCAGTGCGTCAATTTCTTCGAGATAATGGCTGGTAATCAGTACGGTGGTGCCGCTATCGCGCAGTTGGCGCAAAAATGACCAAATTGCCATGCGGCTTTCAATATCAAGTCCGACGGTGGGTTCATCTAAGACGAGGACTGCCGGTTTATGCAGCAAGCCGGCTGCCAAATCGAGACGCCGGCGCAACCCTCCAGAATATTTGCCGGTTTGTTTATCTGCCCACTCTTCTAAACCCAGCAACTGGATTGCGGTATTAATCCGATCTTTTGACAAATTGCCTGGAATATGATAAAGAGCTGCTTGCAGTTGTAGCAGTTCCCGCCCTGTCAGCACTTTGTCTAAGGCGACTTCTTGAGCGACATAGCCCAACAGCCGGCGGGCTGCCCTTGGCTCGTCTGTAACGGAGATTCCAGAGACTTCAACGCGCCCTGTGTCTGGGGTGGCTAAGGTACACAGACAGCGGATGGTTGTGGTTTTACCGGCACCATTTGGGCCAAGCAGACCAAAAATTTCCCCAGGTTCTATCTGAAAGGATACGTCTTTTACGGCGTCTACAGAGCCGTAGCGTTTTTGCAGCTTCTCGATTAAAACGGCTGGAGCCATGATTTTGTCAACGCCTGAGCGATTTTGAAATAAATCTATACAATCTTTACTTCTATTTTAAGCTATTGCTCAGGCATTAACGGTCAGCCGATGATATCTAATCCTATTGATGAGCTTAAATTAGGATGGAGGGGGAGATAGGGAGAGTGGGCAGTAAGGGCGCAAAAGCGTGCGCGCCCTGTTCAGAGAAATGCACCCATCACCTCATCCAATGCCCTATGCCCCATGCCCTCTTCAGGAGAGAAAATAAGTTAAACAGTGAGAAAAAGAATTCTCCTCTTTTACCTTTGAATGAGTTATTTTTTACGCCATCGGCTCAATTCCTGCTTTGTCTAAAATTTGAGGGATTAAGTCTTCGCGTTTGACTGCCATCATATGAACACCTTGACAAAGTTGCTTTGCCATCATTACCTGTTCCGCCGCAATTGCAACCCCTTCTTGCAGAGGATCGGAAGCTTTGGCTAGGCGATCAATAATATGTTGGGGAATTTGAACTCCCGGCACATTTTTATTAATAAATTCAGCATTTTTGGCGGATTTAAGTAGAAAAATTCCAGCGAGAATCGGTTTATTTGCGCCGGCAGCGATTTGAGTCATGAATTTCTCTAGCCGGTCAAAATCGCAAACTAATTGGCTTTGGAAAAACTGCGCCCCTGCTTCCAGCTTACGCTCAAACCGGCTCTGCAAACCTGACCAACTTGCTAATTGTGGATCGACAGCCGCCCCAACAAATAAATCGGTTGCTCCATCGGTTAACGGCTTATCATTCCAATCAAACCCTTGATTGAGCTTATCAATCAGCCGCAACAATCGCACTGATTCTAAATCAAATACACCCTTACAATCTGGATGATCGCCGGCTTTTACGGGATCGCCGGTTAATGCTAAAACATTATGAATACCCAGGGCATACGCGCCCATTAAATCAGCTTGGATGCCTATTCGGTTACGATCTCGACAAGCCATCTGGCAAATCGGTTCAATTCCGTGTTGCAACAAAATCACCGACGATGCGAGTGACGACATCCGCATCACTGCGCGACTGCCATCGGTAATATTAATCGCATGAACACGATCCTTGAGGATTTTAGCCATTTCAACCATGTGGACTGGGTTTCCCCCCTTGGGTGGCGTTACCTCAGCCGTGATTAAAAATTCGCCGGCTCTCGCCGCCTCACGAAAGCGATGGCGAGTCTGTGTTGATACAGGGAGGCTGCTAGCGGGTGAATTGGGCTGCTCTATCATGGGTAAAAACCAAGAGGATTAAGATTTGGTGTAAATGACTACTCGCTCTTTTGTAGCCTATTTTCTCGCTACTCGCCTCTGCTGGGGAATCATCAAAGGAGCAAAAAGGGTGCAAGATTTAGCGATTGACACTAGACAGATGAAAAATAAAGAACCGCCCTTGTAAGGGCGATTCCTGACGGCAGAAAATCTCTGCTGGAATTACAATATTCAGACGCTCACACTAGGCCCTTATGTTTAAGGTGCCTGTGCTTCGCTCTTTAAAGGGGCATGGAATAACCCATTGCCGCTTTAACCTTTAAAAGCGTGTCATTGGCGATTGCTTCTGCTTTTTGTCTTCCTTCCCGCAGTACGGATTCCAAATAGCTGCGATCATCCATCACTTCTTTATATTTTTCCTGAATTGGTTGCAGCGTTGCGATCATCGTTTCAGTCAATAAGGGTTTAAATTGACCCCATCCCATATCCTGACACTCGGCTGCAACTTCCTCTTTTGTCTTGCCAGAAAGGACCATATAAAGCGTGAGTAAGTTCCGGCACTCAGGACGATCTGGATCGTCAAACGTCAAACCGCGAACAAGATCGGTTTTACAGCGTTTGATTTTTTTGGTAATCGCATCGGGCGGATCGAGCAGGTTGATTCGGCTTAATTCTGAAGGATCAGATTTTGACATTTTGCGTGTGCCATCTGTCAAACTCATCACCCGCGCTGCTTCTTTGCGAATCAGGGGTTCTGGCATCTTTAAAACCGGCTGCTCTGGTGTGCAAAATAAATGGTTAAACCGATTGGCAATATCGCGAGTCAGTTCTAAATGCTGTTTCTGATCTTCCCCCACTGGCACGCGATCGGCTTGGTAAAGCAAAATATCCGCTGCCATGAGTACGGGGTAATCTAGCAAGCCGGTGTTGACATTTTCTCCCTGCCTCACCGCTTTTTCCTTAAACTGGATCATATCTTCCAGCCAGTTGATCGGCGTGATGCAATTAAACAGCCAGGTTAGTTCGCTATGAGCGCTGATGTGAGACTGGATAAAAATGCTGGAATGATTGAGATCGATGCCACACGCTAAATAAAGCGCTGCGATTGTGTAAGTATCTGCCGCCAGCGTCGCTGGGTTGTGCGGTGCGGTAATTGCGTGTAAATCCACCACACAAAAGTAATTTTCATACTGGCTCTGCCCTTCTACCCAGTTGCGAATGGCTCCCAAATAGTTACCCAGATGCAGATTGCCGGTTGGTTGAACCCCAGAAAGAACGCGCTGCTTACCCATAAATACTACTTAAGTACCGCCGAACACACCTTTGGTGCCGGTTTAGAATTCCTTATAAATAGTTTTACATCTTCTGGTGCCGGTGATTCGCCTAGGGCAGGGCTAAAGCGCCAAATTCGCTTCACCTGTGTCGATCCTGAGTCATTAAGACACTCAAAGGGGCGCATCTCCTTTTTGCTCTCGCCCTTACTCTTTGAGAGGGTTTCAGCCCAAACAGTGGTTTACCCATGACAATGTGAGGAATGAAAAGGGTGAGTGCTTGGAAACGAGAACAATTTTTCTTTCCCTCATTCACTTTTGAGAGTTATCAGTTAGCAATGATTAGTTATGAAATTTTTAGGAATTGATTTCGGCTGGATGTCAGGGGCGAGTGGTTTGTGCTGCTTAACGTGGCAGGATGGGGCTTTGAAATTACTGGATTTAGCCAGGTATTCAACGATTGAAGATATCCTCGCTTGGGTTGACGTTTGGGCACCGGAACCGGAACCAGCAATGATTGCGGTAGATGCGCCTACTTTAATTCCAAATGCCACCGGCATGAGATTGCCTGATAAACTGACCCATAAATATTTTGGTCGCTATCATGCCGGCTGCTATCCTGCCAATCTCAACAGCCGGTTTGCCCAACGCACAACAGAATTAGGACTGAGTCTAGAAGCGCGGGGTTTTATTCATGCGCCGGTAATAGAAAATCAAAGAAGTGAACGCTATCAAATAGAAGTGTTTCCTCACCCTGCGATTGTAAATTTATTTAATCTTGAGCGAATTCTTAAATATAAAAAAGGCCGGCTTTCAGAACGCCGATTGGAATTAGCAAAGTTGCAACAGCATATTTTGAATGGGTTGCCGGCACTAGAGCCAAAACTGGATAAATTAAGCTTACAAAATATACAAAGTAATCAAGAATCTGATATTTTCTGCGACCTCAACACCCTTGCCGGCTCACATCTTAAAGCCGTTGAAGATTGCCTTGATGCTCTAATTTGCGCTTATGTAAGGGCGCACTGGTGGTACTGGGGATTAGAGCGTAATTTAGTCTTGGGTGATCACGCTGCCGGCTACATCGTTATCCCTTCTAGAAGCGGAAATTGGTATTTCGGTTCAGTCTAATACTGTTGCAATTTACCAAGCGCCCTCATCCTTACGGGTGAACTTATCGAAGGATTGTCAACCCATCCAAAGGGATTAGCTTCTTGGGCGATGGTGATCAGGGGTGTTGCTTTCTAATCTAGGAAGTGTAGAGATTCAACTCACTCAAACAACTGTGCATCTTACTGATAAGCAACTTTCTTCTGCCCAAGCCACAGCTCAACTCAACAAGCCTCAACTTGTACTTGGAGCAAAAGGCAAAGCCGTTAAAGAACTGCAAAAGCTCCTCATCCACTGGGGTTACTGCCCAACAATTAATGGGATCTTTAGGCAGACAACCTTAGAAATTGTCAAAGCATTTCAGTACCGCGTCTTCCTCAAACCCGCTCAGCAACTTTCTTCTGCCCAAGCCACAGCTCAACTCAATAAGCCTCTACTTGTACTTGAAGCAAAAGGCGAAGCCGTTGAAGAACTGCAAAAACTCCTCAACCACTGGGGTTACTACCTGACGATTGACGGGATCTTTGGGCAGACAACCTTAGAAA
This sequence is a window from Microcoleus sp. FACHB-672. Protein-coding genes within it:
- a CDS encoding methylenetetrahydrofolate reductase, with the translated sequence MIEQPNSPASSLPVSTQTRHRFREAARAGEFLITAEVTPPKGGNPVHMVEMAKILKDRVHAINITDGSRAVMRMSSLASSVILLQHGIEPICQMACRDRNRIGIQADLMGAYALGIHNVLALTGDPVKAGDHPDCKGVFDLESVRLLRLIDKLNQGFDWNDKPLTDGATDLFVGAAVDPQLASWSGLQSRFERKLEAGAQFFQSQLVCDFDRLEKFMTQIAAGANKPILAGIFLLKSAKNAEFINKNVPGVQIPQHIIDRLAKASDPLQEGVAIAAEQVMMAKQLCQGVHMMAVKREDLIPQILDKAGIEPMA
- a CDS encoding ABC transporter ATP-binding protein, whose translation is MAPAVLIEKLQKRYGSVDAVKDVSFQIEPGEIFGLLGPNGAGKTTTIRCLCTLATPDTGRVEVSGISVTDEPRAARRLLGYVAQEVALDKVLTGRELLQLQAALYHIPGNLSKDRINTAIQLLGLEEWADKQTGKYSGGLRRRLDLAAGLLHKPAVLVLDEPTVGLDIESRMAIWSFLRQLRDSGTTVLITSHYLEEIDALADRVAIIDKGLVIATGTPSQLKDKVGGDRVTLRIREFSPLEEAEKASEMLRSLPFVQEVIINSAQGNSLNMVVAAQSDALLMIQQSLRDAGLPTFGIAQSRPSLDDVYLAATGKTLLDAELAAAGSRDPKAEKKQNMR
- the trpS gene encoding tryptophan--tRNA ligase, which produces MGKQRVLSGVQPTGNLHLGNYLGAIRNWVEGQSQYENYFCVVDLHAITAPHNPATLAADTYTIAALYLACGIDLNHSSIFIQSHISAHSELTWLFNCITPINWLEDMIQFKEKAVRQGENVNTGLLDYPVLMAADILLYQADRVPVGEDQKQHLELTRDIANRFNHLFCTPEQPVLKMPEPLIRKEAARVMSLTDGTRKMSKSDPSELSRINLLDPPDAITKKIKRCKTDLVRGLTFDDPDRPECRNLLTLYMVLSGKTKEEVAAECQDMGWGQFKPLLTETMIATLQPIQEKYKEVMDDRSYLESVLREGRQKAEAIANDTLLKVKAAMGYSMPL
- a CDS encoding ABC transporter permease, with amino-acid sequence MSQTTTPLKPDVSWLTEKAGETSTSNNLFGEFVQETLALTRRLFIQLQRRPSTLIAGIIQPLMWLVLFGALFQNAPQGLFGESQNYGQFLGAGVIVFTAFAGALNAGLPVMFDREFGFLNRLLVAPLASRFSIVVASAIFIMTLSLIQTSVIVTAGAFLGSGLPGIAGLGAIGLIIFLLVLGVTGLSLGLAFALPGHVELIAVIFVTNLPLLFASTALAPLSFMPKWLQIVATLNPLSYAIEPIRYLYLHSDWALNNVVMQAPWGDVTFAGAFLVLLGFDAIALLIIQPLLRRTFA
- a CDS encoding peptidoglycan-binding protein; the protein is MHLTDKQLSSAQATAQLNKPQLVLGAKGKAVKELQKLLIHWGYCPTINGIFRQTTLEIVKAFQYRVFLKPAQQLSSAQATAQLNKPLLVLEAKGEAVEELQKLLNHWGYYLTIDGIFGQTTLEIVKAFQRRVFLKPDGIVGNLTWQALYIGSPNMPILQRGSKGQAVITLQETLQITGHYTERIDGDFGSITDAAVRSFQKDAGLVADGIVGSRTWYAMSKIFAAMGC
- a CDS encoding DUF429 domain-containing protein, whose translation is MKFLGIDFGWMSGASGLCCLTWQDGALKLLDLARYSTIEDILAWVDVWAPEPEPAMIAVDAPTLIPNATGMRLPDKLTHKYFGRYHAGCYPANLNSRFAQRTTELGLSLEARGFIHAPVIENQRSERYQIEVFPHPAIVNLFNLERILKYKKGRLSERRLELAKLQQHILNGLPALEPKLDKLSLQNIQSNQESDIFCDLNTLAGSHLKAVEDCLDALICAYVRAHWWYWGLERNLVLGDHAAGYIVIPSRSGNWYFGSV